Proteins encoded together in one Gigantopelta aegis isolate Gae_Host chromosome 8, Gae_host_genome, whole genome shotgun sequence window:
- the LOC121380104 gene encoding uncharacterized protein LOC121380104 isoform X2 has protein sequence MPVVKEKPLLFNPCSRVCKEGYCNARILVCFGVPLLPPSAILLGIAFGSQAQLGLFHIAGLVLTSISVTCIVLAIAICSWQRRGRRRLLKLKQLDAERQEILKKDQQTTDRQTNGTNGSSSSKSRHARKQNSVNINEGKHGMKKSRKDKTKRRPKGTKLPPVKEEDRIRGEEAPRKTHYRSKSDGKTKYTSSDKDSSKPPMLKLRGEDDYDFGELFGPRRHLRRRRVLSKKDRFVDYDSDSSSQAGPVRRVHRRTKSESREQFEASLANNPEPSQERNSNFREKLLQHMGLSGVVGDSNDVFPWSLQQARQRSKSMSECGDSDKDSQTTYSEFSFDIDTPREDKAVTKYNRFLFEGMPQSLGEYLRKKQEIPQRSRRRLRPL, from the coding sequence ATGCCTGTTGTCAAAGAGAAGCCTCTTCTCTTCAACCCGTGCTCCAGGGTGTGTAAAGAAGGTTACTGCAATGCCAGAATCCTTGTGTGTTTCGGAGTTCCACTTCTACCTCCATCAGCAATACTCCTCGGCATCGCATTTGGAAGCCAGGCACAACTGGGTCTTTTCCACATAGCTGGTCTGGTTCTGACGTCCATATCCGTCACGTGCATTGTGCTAGCTATAGCAATATGTTCGTGGCAGAGACGCGGAAGACGACGGCTGTTAAAACTGAAACAACTGGACGCCGAGAGACAGGAGATCCTCAAGAAGGACCAGCAAACCACTGATCGCCAGACAAACGGAACGAACGGTTCGTCGAGCTCTAAAAGTCGTCACGCCCGCAAGCAGAACAGCGTTAACATAAACGAAGGCAAGCATGGTATGAAGAAGTCGAGAAAGGACAAGACGAAACGGCGCCCGAAGGGGACGAAGCTTCCACCCGTGAAGGAGGAGGATCGAATCCGGGGGGAGGAAGCTCCTCGCAAGACTCACTACAGAAGCAAGTCTGACGGGAAGACGAAGTACACGTCGTCAGACAAAGACAGTTCGAAACCGCCTATGTTAAAACTACGTGGCGAGGACGATTACGACTTCGGAGAACTGTTCGGGCCTAGGAGACACCTACGGCGGAGGCGGGTGTTGTCGAAGAAGGACAGGTTCGTGGACTACGACAGCGACAGCAGCAGCCAGGCGGGGCCCGTCAGGAGGGTCCACAGGAGAACCAAGTCGGAGAGCAGGGAACAGTTTGAGGCCTCGCTAGCCAATAACCCTGAACCAAGCCAAGAGAGAAATTCCAATTTCAGAGAGAAACTGTTGCAACACATGGGACTGTCCGGCGTTGTTGGGGACAGTAATGACGTGTTTCCGTGGTCCCTGCAACAAGCTAGACAGCGGTCAAAGTCCATGTCGGAATGCGGGGACAGTGACAAGGATTCGCAGACGACATATTCTGAGTTTAGTTTTGATATAGATACACCCAGAGAGGACAAGGCTGTGACTAAATATAACAG